The following are encoded together in the Capsulimonas corticalis genome:
- a CDS encoding phytanoyl-CoA dioxygenase family protein: MNKEKYDQLASDGYCRFPQTLSLEMIDRLRDATDRLLDAQSMEERTRVRAQGSMMPITADPIFAELVTLPAARNAFADLGFPAPTFTDGYIISKPGGSPRLFWHYDWFAWEDNRSYELPAPQLFCMYYLSDTRPENGCLRVIPGSHIHHHSLHDLMDAPHSETLGQASDPQRIEFSDQPDEVDVPVQAGDLLIGDARVLHAAHRNDTDERRTLITLWYQPDFASLPERMQAQMAAKAQSIPGEWPEEAQSRLRSIMATYTGTAAAYPRTLYRRRSPVPAGSLAHSE; this comes from the coding sequence TTGAATAAAGAAAAATACGACCAATTGGCGTCCGACGGCTATTGCCGCTTTCCACAGACGCTCTCGCTCGAAATGATCGATCGTCTTCGGGACGCGACGGACAGGCTGCTCGACGCTCAGTCAATGGAGGAACGGACCCGAGTCCGGGCGCAGGGGAGTATGATGCCGATCACCGCCGATCCGATCTTCGCCGAGCTGGTCACGCTGCCGGCGGCGCGCAACGCCTTCGCGGATCTTGGCTTCCCGGCGCCCACGTTCACTGATGGATATATCATCAGCAAGCCGGGCGGCAGTCCCCGGCTGTTCTGGCATTACGATTGGTTCGCGTGGGAGGATAACCGAAGTTATGAGCTGCCCGCGCCGCAGCTTTTCTGCATGTACTATCTCTCGGACACGCGCCCGGAAAACGGATGCCTGCGCGTCATCCCCGGTTCGCATATTCACCATCATTCGCTCCACGATCTGATGGACGCGCCCCATTCCGAAACGCTGGGGCAGGCGAGCGATCCGCAAAGAATCGAATTTTCCGATCAGCCGGACGAGGTCGATGTCCCGGTACAGGCTGGCGACTTGCTGATCGGCGACGCGCGGGTGCTGCACGCCGCCCATCGCAATGACACGGACGAACGGCGGACGCTCATCACCCTCTGGTATCAGCCGGACTTCGCGTCGCTTCCCGAGCGCATGCAGGCGCAGATGGCCGCCAAAGCGCAGTCCATCCCGGGGGAGTGGCCGGAGGAGGCGCAGTCGCGTCTGAGAAGCATCATGGCGACCTATACGGGGACGGCGGCGGCGTATCCGCGCACGCTTTACCGGCGCCGGTCGCCGGTCCCCGCGGGATCTCTCGCTCACTCCGAATAG
- a CDS encoding helix-turn-helix domain-containing protein, translated as MTKPMLDPHRTPSVIVSDTATEVAARPVDARLRLSVFQVARTSYRSLNAAITHPHWAISHVALGDVRTTTADRAFAAPAGSVLVHPPGLPYVEYAPGPGQHEWIVFDAITSQNIPLFEAYPLSPVIALSCAGAYSEMFEELLSAWSDVHSPPFQRELAVSRRTAAILDLLIEEWRKGGAVPRPASMAARASRFAATVAFMMENAHRRLSRGELAERECLHPGSLDRLFRAEYGMTPMRMLTDIRLRRARELLAATDRTLDAIASECGFEDATYLIRVFKSAFGATPGRYRDSVRSAHNLYSE; from the coding sequence ATGACGAAGCCAATGCTCGATCCCCACCGAACTCCGTCGGTCATCGTCTCGGATACAGCCACGGAAGTCGCCGCGCGCCCGGTGGATGCTCGTCTGCGCCTGTCGGTGTTTCAAGTGGCGCGAACCTCCTACCGCTCACTCAACGCCGCGATCACGCATCCTCACTGGGCCATCAGCCATGTCGCCCTGGGGGATGTTCGAACGACCACGGCGGACCGCGCATTTGCGGCGCCCGCCGGCTCGGTGCTCGTCCACCCTCCAGGGCTTCCCTATGTCGAATACGCGCCGGGGCCGGGGCAGCATGAGTGGATCGTATTCGACGCGATCACCAGCCAGAACATCCCTCTTTTCGAGGCCTATCCCCTCAGCCCGGTCATCGCCTTAAGCTGCGCGGGCGCGTACTCAGAAATGTTCGAGGAATTGCTGTCGGCGTGGTCGGACGTCCATTCGCCGCCATTCCAGCGCGAACTCGCGGTGTCACGCCGCACCGCCGCGATCCTGGATCTGCTGATCGAAGAATGGAGGAAGGGCGGCGCCGTCCCGCGCCCCGCATCGATGGCCGCCCGCGCCAGCCGATTCGCCGCCACGGTCGCGTTTATGATGGAGAACGCGCATCGGCGTCTGTCGCGCGGCGAGCTGGCCGAGCGCGAATGCCTGCATCCCGGCTCGCTGGACAGGTTGTTTCGCGCCGAATATGGGATGACGCCGATGCGGATGCTGACGGACATCCGCCTGCGGCGAGCGCGCGAGCTGCTCGCCGCCACGGATCGGACGCTCGACGCCATTGCGTCGGAATGCGGCTTCGAAGACGCGACCTATCTCATCCGAGTCTTCAAATCCGCGTTCGGCGCGACGCCCGGACGATATCGGGACTCCGTCCGGAGCGCGCACAATCTCTATTCGGAGTGA
- a CDS encoding glycoside hydrolase family 43 protein has product MHGIGGEFEPGEVWRDTDGAPIQAHGGGVLEYEGTYYWYGENKEGVTDPETGHLAVVGVSCYSSQDLIHWRNEGLALPAAPDDPAHDLHPSQVAERPKVIYNPRTRQFVLWLHVDSPDYTKARAGRAVSASPTGPFTYLGSVRPAGFESRDMTLFQDSDGAAYLFFSSDWNSVIRIARLTDDYLEVSDIHTEAFRSPQRNTGRESPAVFRSGDRCFFIGSGCTGWAPNAAEYAVAPSPLGPWEVKGSPCVGDGAETTFGSQNTFALPLAARPGAVILMLDRWNPRNLSDSRYVWLPLFVAGDTLTVEWRDRWDLSAFDGRP; this is encoded by the coding sequence ATGCATGGTATCGGCGGAGAGTTTGAACCCGGAGAGGTGTGGCGGGATACGGACGGCGCGCCGATTCAGGCCCACGGCGGCGGCGTTCTGGAGTACGAGGGCACATATTATTGGTATGGGGAGAACAAAGAGGGAGTCACCGATCCGGAGACCGGCCACCTCGCCGTCGTCGGCGTATCCTGCTACTCCTCGCAAGACCTCATTCACTGGCGCAATGAAGGCTTGGCGCTGCCCGCCGCTCCAGACGATCCCGCGCACGATCTGCATCCAAGCCAAGTCGCGGAGCGCCCCAAGGTCATCTACAACCCTCGCACGCGGCAATTCGTGCTCTGGCTGCATGTCGATAGCCCCGACTACACCAAGGCGCGCGCCGGTCGCGCCGTCAGCGCTTCGCCCACCGGGCCATTCACATATCTCGGAAGCGTACGCCCGGCCGGTTTTGAAAGCCGGGATATGACCCTGTTTCAAGATTCCGACGGGGCCGCATATCTTTTTTTCTCCTCCGATTGGAATTCCGTGATTCGGATCGCGCGGCTGACGGACGACTACCTGGAGGTAAGCGACATCCACACGGAAGCCTTCCGGAGCCCGCAGCGCAACACGGGACGCGAATCTCCCGCCGTTTTTCGCAGCGGAGACCGCTGCTTCTTTATCGGTTCCGGATGCACGGGCTGGGCGCCCAACGCGGCGGAATACGCCGTTGCGCCGTCGCCGCTCGGGCCATGGGAGGTCAAAGGCTCGCCCTGCGTGGGCGACGGCGCGGAGACGACATTCGGATCGCAAAATACGTTCGCGCTTCCGCTTGCGGCGCGCCCCGGCGCCGTGATCCTGATGCTGGATCGGTGGAATCCGCGAAATCTGAGCGACTCGCGGTATGTCTGGCTTCCCCTCTTCGTGGCAGGCGATACGCTGACGGTGGAGTGGCGTGACCGCTGGGATCTGTCGGCGTTCGATGGGCGTCCTTAA
- a CDS encoding DUF1559 domain-containing protein, giving the protein MFRRNHTQGFTLIELLVVIAIIAILAAILFPVFAKAREKARQISCLSNEKQIGLAILQYSQDSDEAFPCGTQGTTSAELGVGWASQLYSYVKSTAAFRCPDDATSEVTTTTPHAVPVSFGMNVLMANSTQSAFVNVSKSVMLFETVNSPAEITGIWDGTTGDSTSPAADGNTAGYNGVGQYATGVMSGAAASVGTGTAGYFATTTGRHTDAANYLMADGHAKWLRPTSVSTGTDNSGGDCGAFTSGALTGLAASGDCETTGLAATFSIH; this is encoded by the coding sequence ATGTTTCGTCGCAACCACACCCAAGGCTTCACGCTGATCGAGCTTCTCGTCGTCATCGCAATCATTGCGATACTCGCCGCTATCCTGTTTCCCGTATTTGCCAAAGCGCGCGAGAAGGCGCGGCAGATCTCGTGCCTTTCCAACGAAAAGCAGATCGGGCTTGCGATCTTGCAGTACTCGCAGGACAGCGATGAGGCGTTCCCGTGCGGAACGCAGGGAACGACCAGCGCCGAGCTTGGCGTCGGATGGGCGTCCCAGCTCTATTCGTATGTGAAGAGCACCGCCGCGTTTCGATGCCCGGACGACGCGACGTCGGAGGTGACGACGACCACGCCGCACGCCGTGCCCGTATCGTTCGGCATGAACGTGCTGATGGCGAACAGCACGCAGTCGGCGTTTGTGAACGTTTCGAAGTCCGTGATGCTGTTCGAGACCGTCAACAGCCCGGCGGAGATCACCGGAATCTGGGATGGGACCACGGGCGACAGCACCTCGCCCGCCGCCGACGGCAATACCGCCGGTTACAATGGAGTCGGGCAGTACGCCACGGGCGTGATGTCGGGCGCGGCCGCCTCGGTGGGGACCGGTACGGCCGGGTACTTCGCCACGACCACGGGACGGCACACCGACGCCGCCAATTACTTGATGGCCGATGGGCATGCGAAGTGGCTGCGTCCGACATCCGTCTCGACCGGCACGGACAATTCGGGCGGCGACTGCGGCGCATTTACCAGCGGAGCCCTGACGGGGCTGGCCGCCTCCGGCGACTGCGAAACGACGGGGCTGGCCGCGACCTTCAGCATTCACTGA